The following proteins come from a genomic window of Lycium ferocissimum isolate CSIRO_LF1 chromosome 4, AGI_CSIRO_Lferr_CH_V1, whole genome shotgun sequence:
- the LOC132054090 gene encoding calcium-binding protein PBP1-like, protein MAEKLGGDGLIGELCKGFQLIINRDKRVSTFESLKKNPGLLGPQDLSDDDLKSMLKEGDFDGDGALNQMEFCVLMFRLSPELMDQSQFLSEEALHQELKDSDLSLLLLSFILTFNILPNLG, encoded by the exons ATGGCTGAAAAACTTGGTGGGGATGGTTTAATAGGAGAGTTATGTAAAGGGTTTCAGTTAATAATTAATAGGGATAAAAGGGTCAGTACATTTGAGTCTCTCAAGAAGAATCCTGGTTTGTTAGGACCGCAAGATTTGAGTGATGATGATCTTAAGAGTATGCTAAAAGAAGGTGATTTTGATGGCGATGGAGCTCTTAATCAGATGGAATTTTGTGTGTTGATGTTTAGATTGAGTCCTGAGTTAATGGACCAATCTCAGTTTTTGTCAGAAGAAGCTCTTCATCAAGAGCTCAAAGATTCTGACTTGTCATTGTTACTTTTGTCTTTTATACTTACCTTTAAT ATACTACCAAATCTTGGGTAA
- the LOC132053230 gene encoding receptor-like serine/threonine-protein kinase SD1-8: protein MASSKLDIRGQGSGCALWFGDLIGIRQVSNGGQEIYIRIEASKQAGRHVFNAVLISLISVAVLFGLVLFRYYLFQRKTKVKGIVLGRDN from the exons ATGGCTTCATCAAAATTAGATATTAGAGGACAAGGAAGTGGATGTGCCCTTTGGTTCGGTGATCTGATTGGTATCCGGCAGGTTTCAAATGGTGGCCAGGAAATTTATATACGGATTGAGGCTTCAAAACAAG CTGGAAGGCATGTTTTTAATGCAGTCTTAATAAGTCTAATCTCCGTGGCTGTGCTTTTTGGGTTGGTTCTCTTTCGCTACTATCTTTTTCAGAGGAAGACGAAGGTTAAAG GGATAGTACTCGGACGAGATAACTAG